GCGACGATGCCGATCTGGCCAAAGGTCGGCAGGAGCCCGATAGCCAGCGTGGCGCCGCCCATGAGCAGCAGGGTGACCACCAGAACCCACTTGCGGCCGAGCCGGTCGCCGAAATGGGAGAAGAAGATCCCGCCGAGGGGACGGAACAGGAACCCTACGGCGAAGGTGGTGAAGCTGGCGATGAGGGCCGCCGCGGGGGAGACGTTAGGGAAGAACAGTTTGCTGAAGACCAGGGCGGAGGCGGTGCCGTAGATGACGAAGTCATACAGTTCGAGGGTTGTGCCGATGAGGCCGGCGACGGCGGCCTTCCGGACCTTGCTTTGGTCAACGTTCCCCGGGGGAACGTGCGCTGCTGTGGTCATTTCCATACTCCTTTGAATGGATGCCTGCTGTGTTTTTTGTTTGTGGTGAATCAGTAGGTGATGAGGACTTTGAGGTTGGTCGGGTCGACCACCGGTGCCGTGAGGGCGGCGGCGGCGTCTTCGAGTGGGTAGGTGCTGGTGATGATGGACTGCAGGTCCACCACGCCGGAGGCGGCGAGGTCGATCGCCGTCGGGAACGCGTTGGCGTACCGGAACGCGGTGACGAGGTCGATCTCGTAGCGCTGGAGGAATCCGAGCGGAATCCCGTCCACGGTGGGTTTGGCCTGGCCGACGACGGTGGCGCGGGTTGCCGGTGCCAGGGTCTGGATGCCGTCGGCGAGGGCACGCGCGTTCCCGGAGCATTCGATCAGCCGATCCATGCCTGCAAGATCCAGGGGTGTGGTGGCGGTGTTGATGGTGCGGGTGGCGCTGAATTTTGTGGCGACGGCGAGGCGGTCGTCGTTCACGTCCGTCACTACGATTTCGGCGGCGCCTCGGGATGCCGCGACACGGGCGACGAGCAGTCCGATGGGTCCGGCGCCGGTGATCAGGACCCGGTGGCCTTTGCGGACCTGCGCCCGTTCGACGGCCCAGACGGCGACGGCGAGCGGTTCGATCGCGGCGCCGATTTCGGCCGGGATGGTGTCCGGCAAGGGGTGGACGGCGGCTTCGGGGACCACCACGTGGCGCGCGAAAAGCCCATCGGTCGGGGGAGATCCGAAGCAGGTTCCGGTGGGGCAGAGGTTGTAGCGTCCGGACAGGCAGGTGGCGCATTCCCGGCAGGGCAGTGCGGGTTCAATGACGACGGCGGTGCCGGGGGCCACTTTCGCGTTGGGTCCCGCAGCGATGACCACGCCGGCGCCTTCGTGTCCCAGGACCGTGGGCTGGCGCAGCACGTTGGTGCCGTTTCGTCCCTCGGCGAAGTAGTGCATGTCCGAGCCGCAGATTCCGCCGGAGCGCATTTCGACCAGGAGGTCATCCGGGCCTAGGGGTGTCAGTACCTTGTGCTCGATGCGCAGATCGCGGGCGCCGTGCAGCACGGCGGCCTGGGTGCCGGTGGGAAGCGCAGGCGTGTTCGTTTCGTGGATCGCTTGGGTGGTCATGGTGTGCTCCGTGTGGGTTGGAGGGCCGGGGCTGAAGCGAGGGAAACGGGTGTTCCGGCTTCTGTGATGGCGGCCATTGGTCCCGCTGTGTGAATAATGTCGATGAACTCGCCGGTGCGCAGGATGAAGGCGTCGCGTTCGGCAAGTTCCTCGCCAAGGAGGTGGTGGTCGCCGATGACCTTGCGGGCGAGGTCGTGCCCGGAGCGGGATCCTGCTGCGAGGCCTGCCAGCAGTGCGCGTGCCGGGTCCTCCATGGCGTGGGCCTGTGGTCCGGGATCGAAGCCTGGCAGCGGGGCAATGCATGCGAGATACGCGGCGGTGGTGAGGGCCAGGAGCTGGGGCATTCCGCCGTCGTCGAGCAGCCGCAGTGCAGGCAGCGGGATTCGCTGGCGGAGTTTGACGGATCCGTCGGATCCCACCTGGCTGGTGCGGTGACCGAGGGCAGTGTTGCGCCAGCGGGTGAAGAGCTCTTCCTCGTAGGCGTCCACGTCGACATCGCGCGGCACCGAAACGGTGGGCAGGTACTCGTGGCGGAGCACGGAGCGGGCAGCCAGTTCGATGGAAGGGTGCGAAATGGATTCGGGGATGGTGACGGCGCCGGTCAGGGCCCCGAGGTAGGCGATGAGGGAGTGCGTGCCGTTCAGGAGCCGGACCTTCAGTTGCTCGTACGCGGCCACCTCGTCGGAAAACACTGCTCCGCCGTCCTCCCAGGTGGGGCGACCGGAAATGAAGTTGTCCTCGATGATCCACATGCTGAACGGTTCAGCGGGGACCGGGATCCGGTCGTCGTAGCCGCGGTGGGATGCGACCATCCTCCGGTAGTGGTCCGTGGTGGCCGGCACGATGCGGTCCACCATGGAGGAGGGGAAGCTGGTGCGGGCGTCGATGAAGGCAAGGGCTTCGGCGGCTTCGGCGGCCGGGAGCAGGGACGCGAATTCACGGACCAAACGCTGTGTGTGGTGGCCGTTGTCGGCCAGGTTGTCGCAGCTGAGGATGGCGACGGGTTCGCCGTGGGACCGGGACCGGTGCTGCAGGCCCCGGACAATCTGCCCGATCGGAGTCTGCGGTGAGCCGGGGTGGGCCAGATCGCGCCGGATTGCCGGGTCCTGGAGGTTGAGTGAGCCGGTGGCGGGGGTGTAGTTATAGCCGTTCTCGGTGACGGTGAGGGACACGATCCTGGTACCGGCGTCGCCGATTGCCTTTGTTACGCGGTCCGGGTCGGCGGCGGCCGTGAAGGCGTCCGTGTGTACGCGGGGAACAGTGAAAGCTGAGCCCGTGGGTGATATTTCCACCACGGTGTAGAGCATGTCCTGGGTGTGCATAGCGTCCGGGATGGTGGTGGAGCGGCTGGCGACGCCGATGATGCCCCAGTCACCGCCGTTAGCGGTGATGGCGGCGTCGGTGTAGACGGCCTGGTGTGCGCGGTGGAAGTTGCCGAGGCCCAGATGGACAATCCCCGGGGCCGGTGCTGCCGGCCGCCGCAGGATTCCAGGGATGGCCGCGGTCAGTGGCGAGGTGGCCATGGTTCACCAGTCCTTCATGGAGCCGTCGAGCTCCCGTGCGATGGGTAGGTAGGCCTGCTTGTAGGGGAACCGGGCTGCCGCTGCTTCGTCGATGTGGACGCCGAGGCCGGGTTCTTCGCCGGGGTGGAGATAGCCGTCCTCGAACCGGAAACTGGACTGGAAAACCTCCGACACCAGGGGGTCGTAGCCCATGTATTCCTGGATGGCGAAGTTGGTGGTCGCCAGGCCGAGGTGCAGCGATGCCGACAGGTTGATCGGGGAGACATCGGAGGGGCCATGGGGTGCGCCCTTGATCTGGTACACCTCGGCCAGCGCCAGGATTTTGCGGACGTGGGAGATGCCTCCGGCGTGGACGACGGCGGTTCGGATGAAGTCGATGAGGCGTTCTGTGATGAGTTGCTCACAGTCCCAGATGGTGTTGAAGACCTCGCCGATGGCCAGCGGGATGGTGGTCTGCTGGCGAAGGGTGCGCAGGAGACGCTGGTTTTCGGCCGGGGTGACGTCTTCGAGCCAGAACAGGTCTACGTCTTCGAGGGACCGGGCCAGGCGGGCGGCTTCGGTGGGGTTGAGGCGGTGGTGGACGTCGTGGAGCAGCTTCAGTTCGGGCCCGACGTGCTCGCGGACGGCGGTCAGGACTTTCGGGGCGTGGCGGAGGTAGGCGGAAGTGTCCCAGTCCTCTTCGACCGGTCCGGCGCCGCGGCCGGCGGGCTCATAGCCGGCAGCTCCCTTGGTGACACCGTAGACCTTGTCCAGGCCCGGTACACCTGACTGGGCGCGGACGGCACGGAAGCCTTGTTCGCGGCGGCGGTCAACGGAGTCGAGGAGTTCGGGGAGGTCCCAGCCGGTCGCGTGGGTGTAGGTGAGGATCTTGTCCCTGGCGGCTCCGCCGAGCAGCTGGTAGACGGGTACGTCCAGTGCCTTGCCCTTGATGTCCCAGAGGGCGAGGTCGATCGCTCCGATGGCTGCCATGGTGACGGGTCCGCGGCGCCAGTAGGCGCCCCGGTAAAAGTACTGCCAGGTGTCTTCGATGCGGTCGGGGTCCCGTCCGAGCAAGGCGGGGGCGAGGTGGTCGCGGAGGTAGCTGGCTACGGAGAGTTCCCGGCCGTTCAGGGTGGCGTCGCCCCAGCCTATGATGCCGTCGTCGGTGGTGATTTTGAGGGTGACGAAGTTGCGGCTTGGGCTGGTGACTATGACGTCGACGTCGACGATTTTTCGGGTCATCGGGAGATCACTACATTCTTCAGGGGCTGGTTCGTGGACAGTCGGGTGATGTTTTCAGCGATTTCGATTGCGCGGCCGCGGAAGGTTTCGGCGGTGACGCCGGAGGAGTGTGGGGTCATGATGATGTTGTCCAGGCGGCCGAAGGGCAGGGCTGACGGTTCCCCGCGTCCCTCCGGGCCGGGGTACTGGTACCAAACGTCGATGGCGGCGCCGGCGATCCGGCGGTCCCTCAGCGCATCGTAGAGCGCGGTTTCGTCGACGACGGGCCCGCGGGCGACGTTGACGATCTGCCCGTCGGGGCCGAGGTCGTCCAGTTCCGCCGCGCCGATCAGGGAGGTGGTTCCGGCGTCGAGCGGGATGCTGACCACCAGCACGTCGGATTCGCTGAGGGCCTCGCCCAGGCGCTCCGTGGTCCCGGTCCACCGCAGGGAGTGTTCTTCGGCGCTGACGGAGCCGCTGCGGGTGATGGCAATGCCTTCCGCGCCGAAGGCCTGCAGCAGGTTCCAGGCGGCGCTGCCGATGTGGCCGAATCCGAGGAAGGTCACCACCGCTCCGCGCAGCGTTTCTGGCTGGCGGATGTCGGAGGAGTAGACGGACGAAGACCAGACGCCGGTGCGCAGGGCGGCATCCTGGCCCAGCAGGTTGCGTCGCAGAGCCACGAGCACGGTGGCGATGTGCTCGGCGATGGAGCCCTCATGGTGGAAGGTGTTGGCGCAGACGGTCCCGGCTGGCAGCGCGTCGGCATCGATCCCGTCATAGCCGGCCCCGGCGACGTGGACCAGCCGGAGGTTCCGGGCGTCGGCGCCCATGGCAGCGGTGAACTTCGGTCCAACATAGACGTCGGCGTCTTTCAGGTCTGTCAGGACCGAGTGTTCGTTCCAACTCTCGTGCCAGGAGGTGACGGTGCCGTTCGGCAATGCCGCTTCGAAGGTGGCACGTTGCGGCATCAGGTTGGAGTCTGCGATGACGATTCTCATGGTTACTTTCCCTGGAGGGTATGGTCTGCGTTGCGGGCGGCGAAGGTTGATCCGCGCACGATGAGCTGGGAGTTGAGGTGGACCGCCTCGGTGGCGGTCGGTTTGCCGGCGATCTGTTCGAGCAGGAGTTCCAGCGCCAAGGAGCCGCTTCGGCTAATAGGTACACGGACCGAGGTCAGCCCTGGCTCGGCCGCCGCAGCGATGTCAAGATCGTCGATGCCCACAACACTGATGTCCTCAGGGCAGTGGTAACCGAGGGTCCGCGCGCCGGCGAGCACGCCGATGCCCACCAAGTCGTTGTAGGCGATGACGGCCGTGGCACCGCTCGCGACCACCGAAGCGGAGGCGGCCAGTCCGCCGTCGACCGTCGCGTTCTGGTTACCAACGGTGACCAGTTCGATGCCCCACTCATCACAAAGCCGGGTGACCGCGGCGAGGCGCTGGCTGTTGGCCCAAGAGGACGCCGGGCCGGGAACGTAGGCCAGCTTCCGGTGCCCCAACGCATAAAGGTGCTCCACCGCCTGGCGGAGTCCCTCGCCGACTTCCATCAACACCCGCGCTGCGTGCTCGGCTTCGCCGTTGATCACCACGAGCGGTGCGTTGCCGGCAAGGTTGTGGATGTCCTTGGAGGGGAGCCGGGGGGAGCACAGGATGATGCCGTCTACCCCGGATGCAAAAGCGGACAGGTGCTCACGTTCACGGGTGGATGACTCGGAGGTATCAGCCAGGACCATGCGGTGCCGACCGTGCCAGGCTTGATCCTGGATGGCCTTGATCAGGGCCGCGAAGACGGCGTTGGAGATGTCCGGGACGATGACACCGAACGTCCGGCTGCCCGAGAGCCCCGGGACGTCGTAGCCAAGTTGAACGGCCGCGTCCATGACCTTCTGTCGGGTTTCAGCGGCAAGCCGGCCCGGATCGCCAAAGGCCCGTGACGCCGTTGCGAGCGACACTCCCGCGAGTTTTGCGACGTCAGTCAGTTTTGCGGCCATCGGCCCTCCAGTTGCTTCGTTGAAACCTTGCCTCATCAGTATGGAAATACTTGTACAAGTTTGTCAAGGAGTTTCCATGACGTGCATCACGGAGTTTTGGAGATCGCGAGCCAGATCGATCTGCATGCGGCCTCGATCACGGAGTTGGAGCGTTCGTTCGCCGAAACCTTCGCCGGGGCGGGCGTGGCCCTGGACGGTGAGCTGGCCAGGGTCGCGGCGGAGGGCATGGGCGGTTATCCGTTGACGGGCTCGTGGACTTCGCCATCCCTGGACTGCGCGAATACATGACCGCCGGTCCGGCCAGGCAATAAGCCGCGCGCCCGGCAGAAGTTCGGATCTCCCTAGTCCATAAAGCTCGCATTCCCGGTGTGTTAACGCTGTCAACACCTTTGCCGTCGGTCTGGGCCGTACATCGGCCGAGCTGGCCCGTACTCGGCATGTTTTCGGGAGTTCCCTATGTTTCAAGGGTTGGAATGCGGTTCGCGTCCCACCTCGGGCACAGCATTCCCCCTCGCCAGAGGGGGTTTTTGCTATAACGTGCGTACAAAGCTTGTGATGGCGTCCCTCTGCCGCTAAGTTCGCGGGCTTTGGCCTGGCCGCCGCGGTGGCCTATTCAGGTGTGTGGGTGACGGCTTCAGGGCCCTGGCTGGTGGGCCTCCCGCCCGCTGTGGGTGGGGTAATGCGGTTCCTCGTTCCGGTTCGCTCGCGTTGGTCGTGGATGGCCAACACCCGTTCATGGTTCGGGGTTCCGGGCACAACGTGATGAAACCGGGCTTGGCGCGGAAGTCTCCTGGAGAGCTACTTCGAGTCCTACGGGGGAGTGCTGTGCCTGTGGGTTTGACCTGCCAAAGTGGGTGTGGACAGTGTCCAAACTTACGTCTGCTTTATGGAGGAGCCGATGGCGTCCGCTCTGAGCCTTCGACGTACATGCCGTCAATGCATGCGCGGGCTCGGAGCTAGATGCGGGACTACTCGGGTTTTGTTGACTGCTTGACCTAGCGAGCGGATACTCGTGAAACGATTCTGAGAGGCCAGTGGCTTGCCCGAGCAGTACTCCTACGACGCCACGCTTCGCGGCGACGCCTCCGACTGGCCGCGGGGGTCGCCGGGATCGGCGAACAGATGGCGGCGTTTTTGCTCGCGGCTGCGATGGCTTCAGCCAGCGGACTGTGCACCCGTGAGGTCTAAACCCGCCGGCTCCTAGACAAGCTATTCCGACACTCTGGAGAGCTCGGGCCCGGGTCCGTGGCCTGGACAGTTCGCCAAGAAGCCGTCGCGGTACTGGGTGATACCGGTTGCCGACGGCGGGCATCGATCGCGGTTATTCGGAGTCTTCGAGAATTATGGTGAGGTCCAGCGTACAGACGCTGAAATCCATTTCGACTTGCGCCTCGAGTAGCTTCCTCTCTCCTCTGGTTGGCCGGCTGGTAGTTGAGTGGGGCGTCAATACCCAGGCCTGGTACCGGTACGGCGAAACGGCGGCGAAACTGCCTGTTTTGGAGATCGCCGACCGGGACAAGGACGCCCTGATGACACGTAAGTTCGGCCTCAACAGGAACTGATCGAGCCAGCTATCACCACTCTGACCGCGTGCGACGATGACCGCAGAATGCCTCGACCCCCGCGGAAAACCGCTAAGGTCCGCGGACAGTCAGGACGTCATACGCCGGTGGCGGACAGTGAAATACACCGTCCCATGAGAAGAGGTCAGGAGTTCGAATCTCCTTAGCTCCACAATGAAGGCCCTCTGACCTGCGGAAACGTGGGAGTGGGGGGCCTTTTTCGCGTTTAGTTTTGAACCCACCCCACGTTTACCCCACGTTTTGGGACGAAGACGCGCGCCGGGCTGGACCGCACCGCGACACTAGATCAACACCAATTAGTGCTTGCTAAAGCACCAGGCGGAAGGCATTGCCGCAGGTCAGAGCCCTGCTGCATCGAAAACTAGGCCCGTGAGTCAAGTCAGGTGGGATGGGGTCTTTTTCACCGCGAGTTCTGAACCCACCCCACGTTTACCCCACGTTTTGGATGAAAACGCTGCCAGCGTGGAGGGTCTGGCCGTGTGTTGCGGCCGCTACCGGGCGATTCGGGGTGGGTCTCCCGAAGGCGGCGAAGAGCGAATCTATGGAGCGTAGAGGATGTCAGTCGCAAGGGACGGAAGCTGGTCGAAATGATGACAGGGATCCACGCGGTCGGCCAGAGGCTCGCACTTCTTCATGACGGACACCCGTGATCTTGCCCTCCCTGCCGGCTACCCAGAGCTCCTCGTCGAGCTCAAGAACCGGGTCCGGGAATCGCGCACCAAGGCGCTGCGAACAACAACATCCAGCTTGTCGAGTTGTATTGGTCCATTGGGCGGGCGATCCTGGAGCGCCAGGAAGTCGAGAGCAGGGGGAGCGGGGTCATTGGACGACTGGCAGAGGACCTAAGGGCGGAGTTCCCGGAGATGGAGGGACTGCCGCGCCAATCGCTCACCGTAAAGGCGTGATTACGCCCCTGGACAAATTGGGATCGAAATTCATCTCTGAAGCCTACGAAAAGTTCTGGAAGGCCGCGAGTCAGCTGACCAACGCAGATCCGAGTGCACTGGCGGCCCCGCTGTTCTCGAAAGCCCGGTGGCAAAGGAAGTTATCCCGCCGCTATGATGGCTATCTTGGGCTAGTTAAGCGAGCTTGGCATTGGACGTCGATCAGATCAAGCACGCTCTGGGCGGCTGGGAGGAAGACAGATCGCTTCCGGGCTCCACGCGCGTCAGCTGGCGCTGGCCATCGCCGACGAACAGCTAGGGTCCGGGCGGGACGTCTTTGTCGGGCGGTACCTCACCCGCACGGACTTCATCGAAGTCCTCGAGGGCCTTGCCGAACGTCGATCAGCTCCCTTTCACGAATTTATCCTCGACGTCGGCTCCGAGCACCTTGCGGCCCGGCTGGGTGGCCGCGCGGACTCCCCGTCCCGCACCGAGCATGTGATCAACGGCCGACTCGTCGGACCGCGCGACGCCACACGCCTCGTTCATTCCCTGTCCGACTTGCGTCCGAGCCCCCACCCAGGGCGGATCTGGGGTCGACGCCAACGGAACGCTGGAGGAAACGCTAACGTCGGTTGTCGCTGCTTCTATTGAAGAGGCACCCTAGACTCGTCAGTCCGGGGAGCTGGAAGCATGTTGTTGAGACGACCAAATAATTTGCCAAAGCGCAGTATGTCTTCGTCTGTTAGTTTGTCGATGAAGGTCGGGTTGCGGCTGAGGAAGCTGGCGGGGTGGTAGTGGTCGAATCTCCCGCCCAAAAGGCGCTCGATCTGGGGCATGACGCGACCTGGATTGAGGCTGTCCAAGGAGAAACTGCCGATGCCGGATTCGTCCAAGAGTTCCAAGTACCATGTGCGGTCAAAGAGGTCTTCTACGTCTGCTTCTCGGGTGTTTGTGAATTCGGTCAGTCGAATGATGGCTGAATGCTCGATGAGACCTCTGTTGATGATGTCGTCGATGCGCTGGTTTCCCTTTGCCGCGACGTCGATCATGGCGGCAATGTTGAGATTGCTGCCAGTGAACAGACTGATGAACGCGGGCATTTTCTCGATCCCGCCGGCAGGGACGACGCTCCATCGGGGGTCTAGCCCCGCCGTAGGATCATCTGTTCGCGTCTTCACGGCTTCGGACATGATGGCGAGGTACATAAGATCGCTCGGGCCTTCGACGAGCAGTTGGTGTGGGCCGATGAGAAGTGTCTGTGCCAGATCAACGCCGATTGCGGCGAGCAGTGGAAACATCGTTTCTTGTCCGGCGCGTAGAACGTCGGCGGTGATCCTTGTGCCCTCGTGCTGTCGGTCCTCCACGGTCCGGCATCGTTCGATGTGGGAGGCATCGATCATGAAGGGTGAGTGTGTGGTGTAGATGACCTGGTGGTGCGGGGCCAGTTCATCTTCGATGTATCGAAGCAGGTCGGCCTGGGCCGTTGCATGGAGGCTTAGGCCTGGCTCGTCAAGCAGGATGATCTTCGGTGTCTTGTCGCGGGCGTATTCACTGAAGGCGGCTAGGAAGGAGAAGAACCAGAGAAACCCTCGGGATCGCTGGCCGATGTCGAGGGTGACTTGGTGGCGATTGTTGAACACGCCTATCTTCAAGTAGGGATCAAAGTCGAACTGGGGCACGCTGAGGCCCTGCTGGCTCACAATGGGCTCGATCGCGGTCTTGCGCATGTCGACATCCAGAGTGATGCGAAGGTCCTGGTTCTGGCTCCAGTACTTGAAGAGTTTTCGGGTGAGGCTGTTTGCGGCTCCCTCCATGGAGGCCTTCCGCATAGTGTAGTTCTCCTCAGTGAATCGCCCGGCGTCGGCTTTGGCGACCCTGAGCAATGACAGTGCCGTGCGTTCAGAGGGAGTCAAATCCGATTCGTCGTCTAGGAGACGGTTGACGGGGATGTCATCGCCGATCGTCCCCCACTCGTCAAAATAGACAAACTTAGGGATCAGGGGCCGGAGGAAGGTTCTGACTTCCTGTTTGAAGTCCATTTCTGCTAGTTTTTCGCCGAGCGCGATGACGGCAGGCGCCTCATTTTCGCCTTGGAGCCGGTCAATAATGGCCTTCAGAGACGTTCCAGCGGCGTACTTGTTTTCATCGAGACCGGCGGCGGCCACAAAATGCTTGGCCATTGCAAGTTCATCGATTTCCACAGTCATGAACATCGTGTCGTCGTCGTAGTGACGACTGACTGTGATCGCATCACCTGTGAATGTCTTGGACCCAAATTGTCCAGCGATGGCGTCTTTGTCGTCGTCGTCCAAGGAGAAGACCGCTGTGACAGGCGACGACTTGGCGATGTTTCCATCGGCCTCATCCTCGTTGTAGTCCCCGCGAGGATAGTCCCTGAGCGCGTCGAACCCGCGGGCGTAGCCGGAAGCGACCGGGTTGACTCGGTACAGGGCCTGGAGTGCCGCTGTCTTTCCGGATTCATTCTTCCCCACCAATGCGGTTACATCGGGTTCAAGGTCGAATTTTCCGGAATCATCGACGCTCTTGAACCTCTTAATATGAACAGATGTAAGCCTCATTGGTGCCCCCGCCTAGGTTGAACGACGAAAGTAAGTCTTGCATACCGGACCGACCTGCCGGAGGCAAGAAACGGGACCGGCTCCGGCGCGAATGGCGAAAAGCAACGCCAGGTGACGCCGTTGTCGAATTGGGTAGGTTGTGTCCAGCATCGTCTTCGACACCAACAATGGCACGTCCTCGAGCCGGAAGCGGCTGTTCGAAGAAATCTATCGACAAGTCGAAAGTGATCGACCGCCGATGCAGGTTGGGTGTTAGCTCAGCGAGATCCGAAGCCGCTCCACGCCCGGCGCCCCCTCCGGCACGAGCTCCAAGAGTTGCGGGCCATTGGCCAAATGGCCGAGCATATTGGCCAGGTGGTCGCGTTCTGCGGGCTGGTACCTGACGCCCCGAAGGTCCCCGGCACCAACGACAGCCGCGAGTGTAAGAAAGTCGGTGATGTGTCGTTCCCGGTTCGGGTCGTCCAAGATTTTCAAGGCGGCGGCCTTGCCTATCAGGCAACCGAGCAGCGTGGGTCTATTGACGCTTCCCGCCGCGGTCCCGGCGATGACGTCCACGGTTTCTCCCCGGTCAAGGGCTTGCTGGCTTGCCGGGCCTGCAATGGTGGTGCCGCCGGTGACCCCTCGGCGGCTGTTTGCCCGTTCCCCCAGATGCCGGGGGATGAGGACATCCACAATGGCCTCGCCGCGCAGCCAGCGATGCTGGTGCCCTTCGAGTGATTCGCCGGCCGATTCGAAACCGAGGCTCACGAGCAATGCAGTGAAGTCATGAAGCATCCTCGGGTACGCGCGGATGTCCAGAGCCATGTCGGCGTCTTTGGTGGGCCGGACAAGCGGGGCGCTGCGCTCAATCGCGTGGAGATAAACGGCCTGGCCGCCGACAAGGACCCATCCGTGGGACATGGCCTTGTGGATCTCGAAGACAGCATTCCAGGCTTCCTGCTGTTCGATGAGCATTGCGGGCAGTTCAATCGGCACGGATGCTCCTGATGATGTCGAGGGCGGCATTGCGTTCACGGACACCTGGCCGTTCGGCCAGATCGGCGGCCACCAACAGGCGAGGGAGTTCCTCGGGTACATCGTCGGCGATGTGGAGGACGATGTTGGCCCGTTGGCCGATGGCCGCATTTACGAGGAACCAGTCCCGGACGAGACCGTTGAAGTCCTTGCGGCTCACGTATGCCTCGAGCTCGGATCCGGATAGCAGCCCGGAATCCGGATGGGAGACTCCGGAAAGCCGGAGGCGCGGGTCCTCGCGCAGTTCTGAAAGGTCTGCGGGGTTGGAGTAGAACTCCTGCTTCTCGGCGCGCTTGGCCAGCAACGCGTTGAGGAGAGTCAACGGGTCCGGTGATTCCTGCAACCGCTGCAATCGTTGGTTTAGTCGGTGCCTTTCGACTGGTGACAGGTCGGGATCATCTGCCTTGTGAACCGCGTGATTGCGTGCGTGCTTGAGAAGCTGCCAGGCGCTGCGCTCGGATAAGGGCCGCCCCGAGGGTCCACCGGCCCTGTATTTGGCAGCGTCTGCTTCATCGATGATCCATTGTCCGCCGACCATCTGGGCAGGGATGCGGCCTGACCTCACGAGAAGGCGTGCCCGGCTTTCGTTGACGTGGAGGCGTTTCGCCAGTTCTGGAACACTCAAGGCCATTACGTAATTATATCGGAGTCGATACGAATATGTAACCCGGGTTAGTTGAACCGCAAGGCCGGTGGCTTTAGTTCCAGGAAGCGTTGATCATGACGTCATCCTGCTCGTTAATGTCCCGGGGAAATGAGATCGTGAACCACGGGACCGATTCCGGAGGCCGCTTTAACTGGTGTCGGCGGTATCCAACGCGTCTCATAAGCCCAGTCAATCCCCTCGGCACCACGCTGCGAACCAATGATCCGGCC
This genomic interval from Arthrobacter sp. FW306-2-2C-D06B contains the following:
- a CDS encoding 2-hydroxyacid dehydrogenase — encoded protein: MRIVIADSNLMPQRATFEAALPNGTVTSWHESWNEHSVLTDLKDADVYVGPKFTAAMGADARNLRLVHVAGAGYDGIDADALPAGTVCANTFHHEGSIAEHIATVLVALRRNLLGQDAALRTGVWSSSVYSSDIRQPETLRGAVVTFLGFGHIGSAAWNLLQAFGAEGIAITRSGSVSAEEHSLRWTGTTERLGEALSESDVLVVSIPLDAGTTSLIGAAELDDLGPDGQIVNVARGPVVDETALYDALRDRRIAGAAIDVWYQYPGPEGRGEPSALPFGRLDNIIMTPHSSGVTAETFRGRAIEIAENITRLSTNQPLKNVVISR
- the manD gene encoding D-mannonate dehydratase ManD; this encodes MTRKIVDVDVIVTSPSRNFVTLKITTDDGIIGWGDATLNGRELSVASYLRDHLAPALLGRDPDRIEDTWQYFYRGAYWRRGPVTMAAIGAIDLALWDIKGKALDVPVYQLLGGAARDKILTYTHATGWDLPELLDSVDRRREQGFRAVRAQSGVPGLDKVYGVTKGAAGYEPAGRGAGPVEEDWDTSAYLRHAPKVLTAVREHVGPELKLLHDVHHRLNPTEAARLARSLEDVDLFWLEDVTPAENQRLLRTLRQQTTIPLAIGEVFNTIWDCEQLITERLIDFIRTAVVHAGGISHVRKILALAEVYQIKGAPHGPSDVSPINLSASLHLGLATTNFAIQEYMGYDPLVSEVFQSSFRFEDGYLHPGEEPGLGVHIDEAAAARFPYKQAYLPIARELDGSMKDW
- a CDS encoding LacI family DNA-binding transcriptional regulator, whose product is MAAKLTDVAKLAGVSLATASRAFGDPGRLAAETRQKVMDAAVQLGYDVPGLSGSRTFGVIVPDISNAVFAALIKAIQDQAWHGRHRMVLADTSESSTREREHLSAFASGVDGIILCSPRLPSKDIHNLAGNAPLVVINGEAEHAARVLMEVGEGLRQAVEHLYALGHRKLAYVPGPASSWANSQRLAAVTRLCDEWGIELVTVGNQNATVDGGLAASASVVASGATAVIAYNDLVGIGVLAGARTLGYHCPEDISVVGIDDLDIAAAAEPGLTSVRVPISRSGSLALELLLEQIAGKPTATEAVHLNSQLIVRGSTFAARNADHTLQGK
- a CDS encoding mannitol dehydrogenase family protein, giving the protein MATSPLTAAIPGILRRPAAPAPGIVHLGLGNFHRAHQAVYTDAAITANGGDWGIIGVASRSTTIPDAMHTQDMLYTVVEISPTGSAFTVPRVHTDAFTAAADPDRVTKAIGDAGTRIVSLTVTENGYNYTPATGSLNLQDPAIRRDLAHPGSPQTPIGQIVRGLQHRSRSHGEPVAILSCDNLADNGHHTQRLVREFASLLPAAEAAEALAFIDARTSFPSSMVDRIVPATTDHYRRMVASHRGYDDRIPVPAEPFSMWIIEDNFISGRPTWEDGGAVFSDEVAAYEQLKVRLLNGTHSLIAYLGALTGAVTIPESISHPSIELAARSVLRHEYLPTVSVPRDVDVDAYEEELFTRWRNTALGHRTSQVGSDGSVKLRQRIPLPALRLLDDGGMPQLLALTTAAYLACIAPLPGFDPGPQAHAMEDPARALLAGLAAGSRSGHDLARKVIGDHHLLGEELAERDAFILRTGEFIDIIHTAGPMAAITEAGTPVSLASAPALQPTRSTP
- a CDS encoding NAD(P)-dependent alcohol dehydrogenase gives rise to the protein MTTQAIHETNTPALPTGTQAAVLHGARDLRIEHKVLTPLGPDDLLVEMRSGGICGSDMHYFAEGRNGTNVLRQPTVLGHEGAGVVIAAGPNAKVAPGTAVVIEPALPCRECATCLSGRYNLCPTGTCFGSPPTDGLFARHVVVPEAAVHPLPDTIPAEIGAAIEPLAVAVWAVERAQVRKGHRVLITGAGPIGLLVARVAASRGAAEIVVTDVNDDRLAVATKFSATRTINTATTPLDLAGMDRLIECSGNARALADGIQTLAPATRATVVGQAKPTVDGIPLGFLQRYEIDLVTAFRYANAFPTAIDLAASGVVDLQSIITSTYPLEDAAAALTAPVVDPTNLKVLITY
- a CDS encoding DUF1016 N-terminal domain-containing protein, which translates into the protein MYWSIGRAILERQEVESRGSGVIGRLAEDLRAEFPEMEGLPRQSLTVKA